Within the Borrelia parkeri genome, the region AATTTTTAAGTTCTTCTAAGTTTTTCTCATTAGTAATATAAATATTCAATACTTCTAAAAAAGTAAAGTAATGTTTAGAAATATTAACGCCTTTCTTATTTAAAATTTCTTCCTTATTTTCTAAAATTCCTAAAAGCAAATTATAAGTAACTCCCACACCATTAATACCCTCATCTAACATTCGATCATATTCACTAAGCTTTATATTTTTAGCTCTCATAAAAACATCTTTAACTATTCTGTTAGAAGCAATCCCGAATAAAATTCTCTTCATAAATTCAATAAAATATAAGGCTTTTCCTGATGGAATTATTAAAGAATCCAACACAAATATCTTTTTTGATGAAGAATTTTCTTGAAAATATTTAAGATTAATGTCTGAATTTGAAAGAATGACAAACTCTTTTTCGAAAGCCAATAAATTTTTATCTATATTCTTAATTGTAAGTAAAGTACTAAAAAGTTCTATTCCCACATAATGCTTTAAAAACAAATCCTCGATAGCATAATAATAAAAATCATAACTATTTTCATCTGTTATTATTATTTTATAAGGTACTATTTCTCCATTGGATGTTGACTGATTAATAATAATTCCTCTTTTAACCTCATAAAGCTTGCGAAATAAAAAATCTAATTCTCCTTTAAGAGTACGAATTTTAACAGAATAATCTTCGATAAATTTAGCATAATCTATAATATTGTGCTTATGTTCCAAAATAATCCTTAAAATCATTTTTTGAGTATCTGAAGAAATCCCTATTTGAGAAATCAAAATATCAACTTCTTTATCATTAAGATAGAAAATTTCGGGTAATTTTTTCATCTTATATTTTCAAGCTCCTCATATACAAAACAATAATAACATATAATAACATATTGACAAATTCAATAGAATTAAAACACACCAAATAAAAATGAATTATATAAAATATACAAACATAAAAATATAATAGCAGGTCCTCTGCTAAAAGCTCCTATAAATCTCACTATGAATAATAACATTAAAGATACAACAAACATGATACTAAAATCAGTCAAATAAATATTACTCATGAGTACTGGATTTACAAAACTACTACTAGATAAAATAAAACCAATATTAAATATATTACTTCCAATGATATTACCAAGGGCAATATCTGACTCCTTTTTAATTACTGCAAAAAGAGAAACGATAATCTCTGGGATGCTGGTCCCAAAAGCTACAAAAATAATTCCAATCACTTTCTCACTAATATTAAAAACATTGTGTGCAATGTATATTGAACTATCTATTAACAACTTTGAACCGAAATATAAGAAATATATACTTAATAATAAGAGCAAAGTATTTAAAAATAAAAACTTAAACCCATAATTACAATTAAGATTTTCTAAATTTTTTATAATAGAATTATATTTTTTCTCTTCTTTATAAAATAAAAATAGATAAGATAAAAATAAAATTAAAATCACCAATGAACTGGTTCTATAATAAGGTACCTTAAAAAAAGACAAAGTATCAAAATCAAAAGAAAACAATAAAAGAAGAAACATCAATAAAAATAAAATTATAAAAGAAAATTTGAGTCTCTTAAAATCAGTTTTAATCCTTAAAAAAAACCCTGTTAAGGGAAGTGCAAGCAACATATTAATGATATTACTCCCAATGATATTAGAAACAATAATTTCATTTTTCCCCTTAAGAGATGCTATTAAACTTGTAAAAAGCTCTGGTGAACTTGTTGACAAGGATACTATTATAACACCGATTAAAAGATTAGGAACTTGAAAATAAGTAGCAATGTTAACAGAACTATTTAAAAGATAATTCCCACCAAGATACAACAAAAATATACCAAATATTACACAAAAAAGATGAATATGTGCCAAAAAATCTCCTTCCACAAATATTTAAGAAAAATTTAAAAATTCGCTTAAATCACTCTTAACCATATAGTAAATATTAGATGCATTCCATAAACTAAAGCCATTACCTAAAGATTCCTTAACGCCTCTTAATTGATGAGAAAAATATTTTAAATAAACTTCTTTACTCACACGACGTTCAGAACCAAGCAAAAAAGCTTGAACATAAGGTCTAATTATAACCTTACCCGAAGAAAATACAGCTGCTCTATTACTCCCTTCCTTATAAATTTTATAAGCTCTAGTAGTATAGTATAACTCATTCTTTAAAAAATCGTTAGTATAATGAGAAGGATAGAACATTGGAGAAATAACATCAACATAATCCGCAATCATAGAAATATTTTGACCAATACTATTTGTAATAAACCATCCATTATTTCCATAAATGTCAATAGAAATAGGAATAGAAATATTTTTTCTAGCCATAATTAAAAAAGATTCAAGAGCATCAATCGCACGCATCTTATATTTATTAAATCTTGAAGTTATAAGAGACACAGGCCCATCTGTTGGAAATCTAATATAATCAAACTGAATCTCATCAACTCCAAGAGACTGAATTTCTTTTGCAATAGATAAATTATAATCCCACGTACCTTGCAAGAAGAGATCTACCCAATGTTCCTTTTGAACAAATTTAAAAGAATCACCATGATCAACCTTTACAAGGTTTGCCCAAGGCTGATTGGTCTTTTTATTCCAAAGAGCATACTCATAATTATTATAAAAATAAAGTTTAGCGTCTTTAAACACAACAACTCGTGCAATAACATATATTCCAAGTTCTTTTGCTTTATTTAAAATATAAGGAACATCTATCAAATTTTTAACAGCCTTTATCTTATTTGGCAAAGCTAATTTACTTGCATAAGTTAAAATACCACTATCATCTTTAAAGTCAATAATAACAGCATTCATGCCTAATCTTTTTATAAACTCAAATCTCTCATCAATAGCTGTTTTACTTCGAAGAGTATAAGCCGTTAAATAAATTGACCCCTTATTAGAAGCAAGATGCATTCTTTCTAATTTTTTAATAGAATTTTCTCCATACACAGAAAATTGACCATCAAAAGTCCATTTGCCATCAACATAGGAATAAAAATGATTATCATAAGTTCTAACTAAAAGTTTTTCTATTTTTGAATCTGATAAATCAATAATACGCACTATCTGTTTTTTAAAGGGAAAATCTAACTTCCTAACAACCCCTAGAGTTGTATTAATTAAAATAATATCTCCATAAATTCCACAGGAAAAGTACAACTCATTTGCATTGTTTCTTGAAAACTCGATTGCACTAACCATATCATAATAACCAGCACCCAGATATGTCTTAGAAATTAAAGAATTTAAGCTCTTAAAATCCAAATTATCATTAACACTTAAATAAATTCCACTATTAGAAGTACCAACAGCAATACGCTTATATTCTCCTCGAGATAATGCACTTGATGTAATGTAAGAATTTTTATTAAATTTCTCATTGTCAACTAATTTTATAAAACTTTTAAAATAATTATGAGAAACATAAACAGAGTCATTAGTTGTCAAAAGGGAATTTGAAGAATAAAAATCTTCATAAATAGAAGTTATTCTCTTAGACACAGGTCTTGCAAACGGATATATCCATCTAGTCTCTAGCCCCTTAGGTTCAACCTTAAATATCACATCATTATGCTTTTTATATAAAGCACCTTTATTAATAAAAAATAAATCACCATTCTTAAAATATTTAGTCTCGTCTAATGAATGCAAATGAAAACACAAGAAAAAATAAGAAAACAACAAGCAAATTATATACAAAAGCATCATACATGTATTAAGTTTCATATAAATAACATCCAACCTTTTTTAAAATAAATTTAAAAATAAATATTAAAAAAACAAATATCATTTTAACAAATTATTGAAGTTCCTATTAAGTTCTTCCATAAAGTTTTGTAATATCACTTATCTTTTTGCTTAAATCGTCACTCAAATCATCACTTAATATTCTAAAATTGTTAAGCATTGCATCAGACATATTTATACTAAAATCAGCTACCAAATCAAGATAATCTTTCATTGGAATTATTACACTCTTTGCAACACTAGCCATCGCCCCCCTTATCATATCCCAAACAATAGCATTTTCACTAGTATTGAAATAATCAAAAATATATTTTTTATGCTCATTATCAACAGAGTTAATAAATCCACGAATAGTATTACTCTCATGAGTACCTGTATAAACAACACAATTTTTTATATAATTATGGGGAAGATATATATTTGTGGAATCAAAATCAAATGCACATTGCATCATTTTAGTTCCAGGAAAACCAAAATAATCTCTTAACCTAAATGTATCTCCACGATCTTTTACAAGGTCTTCAACCCAAATTTCTAAATC harbors:
- a CDS encoding calcium/sodium antiporter, which gives rise to MAHIHLFCVIFGIFLLYLGGNYLLNSSVNIATYFQVPNLLIGVIIVSLSTSSPELFTSLIASLKGKNEIIVSNIIGSNIINMLLALPLTGFFLRIKTDFKRLKFSFIILFLLMFLLLLFSFDFDTLSFFKVPYYRTSSLVILILFLSYLFLFYKEEKKYNSIIKNLENLNCNYGFKFLFLNTLLLLLSIYFLYFGSKLLIDSSIYIAHNVFNISEKVIGIIFVAFGTSIPEIIVSLFAVIKKESDIALGNIIGSNIFNIGFILSSSSFVNPVLMSNIYLTDFSIMFVVSLMLLFIVRFIGAFSRGPAIIFLCLYILYNSFLFGVF
- a CDS encoding putative glycoside hydrolase, coding for MKLNTCMMLLYIICLLFSYFFLCFHLHSLDETKYFKNGDLFFINKGALYKKHNDVIFKVEPKGLETRWIYPFARPVSKRITSIYEDFYSSNSLLTTNDSVYVSHNYFKSFIKLVDNEKFNKNSYITSSALSRGEYKRIAVGTSNSGIYLSVNDNLDFKSLNSLISKTYLGAGYYDMVSAIEFSRNNANELYFSCGIYGDIILINTTLGVVRKLDFPFKKQIVRIIDLSDSKIEKLLVRTYDNHFYSYVDGKWTFDGQFSVYGENSIKKLERMHLASNKGSIYLTAYTLRSKTAIDERFEFIKRLGMNAVIIDFKDDSGILTYASKLALPNKIKAVKNLIDVPYILNKAKELGIYVIARVVVFKDAKLYFYNNYEYALWNKKTNQPWANLVKVDHGDSFKFVQKEHWVDLFLQGTWDYNLSIAKEIQSLGVDEIQFDYIRFPTDGPVSLITSRFNKYKMRAIDALESFLIMARKNISIPISIDIYGNNGWFITNSIGQNISMIADYVDVISPMFYPSHYTNDFLKNELYYTTRAYKIYKEGSNRAAVFSSGKVIIRPYVQAFLLGSERRVSKEVYLKYFSHQLRGVKESLGNGFSLWNASNIYYMVKSDLSEFLNFS